The following nucleotide sequence is from Anopheles stephensi strain Indian chromosome 3, UCI_ANSTEP_V1.0, whole genome shotgun sequence.
AAGATCGAGTCTCGCCGGCATTTAAAGGATGCCGAAAACGCTTTAATGGATGATGTTCCAAatgatgtttttcttcccGCTCAAATTCGCAATACGGTCACCGTCATTTAGCATGTTCGCTCGATTTTCGTTTAGCAAAATGAATTATTAACCTGCATGGCACACGGCGCGCtttaaaaacgcttcatatccCACCGTTCTAATGCGACCACCATTTCCTGTTtgttctccctctctctctctttctctcgctctcactcttgCTCCTTTCAGAATCGGATTCAGTGGAGCAAGATACTCCGGCAGCGTCCGATTCCGGGTTTAGCGAAGCGAGCTCCACGTCCTCTTCACTCACCACCACTTCGAAGGCTGTTTCTGTGTCGTCATTGCCCACCCAATCGTCTGCCGACTCTAGCGGCTGCCCTCCGGCCGAAGACACTCTCCCGGAAGTCAGTTCAGTTCCTGCAGTGGTGCAACCGCCGACCCTCGTAGCGGCCGCTACGACAGCCGCAGCACAAGTCTTCACCGAGAAACTCATTCCGGAGCTAAATCCGATCGTTAGCGAAGGCAGTGCCATCAACGTTGGCCCTGCTTCCGTCGTCCGTCCAGGTGGTCGTAGCGGCTCGAGTTTGAGCCTTAAGAAATCCGTGCATACGGTCGCGGCCAGGGTCGATACGGGGAAGGGTTCGACTGGGAGCAAGGGCCCACATCATAAGGGTGGGCACGCGCTGAACAAATCGCACCAGTTTCTTGGCGCTCCGCCGGGCACGCTCAAGTTCAAAGAGTTTCTGGTTcacccacaccaccaccatcaccatcatcatcatcaccatcaccatcatcatcatttgagcggcggagcagctgcagcggcaccatccggtggtggtggtggtggcggagggGTCGTGCAAGGCCAGGTCGTCGCTACACTGCACGGTGGAAAAATGGCACTGGGGCCGTTTAAGAAAGGTGCTGGCAGTGGGAAACAGCACGCATCGTCTTCCTCGACATCTTCCTTGATTGGTGTGAGTGGCACGGCAGGGCGAACCGTTGCCGGTGGTGGAAGTGTCCTTGGCGAGGTCGGAACCACGGCCTCGGGAGGCAAAACCCGTCCCCAAACGCCGCAAACAAACAGTGCCGCACAGTACAGCCACTATCGATCGCACCGCAACGAGTACCTGAATCCGATGACGGGACCAGGCGGaccaggtggtggtggtggtggtgtggggaGTGTTGGCGGGCCGCGCAGTTTGAACATCAGCGTGGACTTTCTGGCCCAGCTCGACGAGCGACATGATCGGGCAGTGTACGAGGATCGCAGCAATCTCTTCATGTACATCGATCTGCACGGACACGCCTCGAAGAAGGGCGTCTTCATGTACGGCAACCATCTGCCCAACACGGTGGAAGCCGTGGAGTGTATGCTACTGCCCCGGTTGATGAGTCTCAACTCGCAACATTTTCACTTCGATGCGTGCAATTTCAGCGAGCGCAATATGTACTACAAGTGGGTAGAGTGAAGCCAGCCGCGCCCCATCCCGGAGAGCACGCACCACCATTAAATGTATGTTTGTTTGGCCTCTTTTTCTCCAGAGGCAAACGGGACGGCCTGTCGAAGGAAGGATCGGGCCGGGTAGCCGTCTACAAAACGACCGGGCTGATCAAGAGCTACACGCTGGAATGCAACTATAATACGGGCAAATGTGTCAACATATTGCCGCCCCGAGGCAAGGAAATTGTCGCTAAAACGACGCACACGCTCGTACCGCCCAAGTACACACCGGCCGTATTCGAGGAGGTTCGTTTCGAAGGACGCTAACCGGCAGCGCAACCCTTTTCATGTATGCATACTCTTTTGTGTTTTAGGTTGGCAAAGCCCTTGGACCGTCGATATTGGATCTGACCAATTCGAACCCACTGTCCCGGTTGCCGAACTGCGAGTTCCGGACACTGCAGGGACTAAGGAATGCGCTGCGGATCGAGATCGAACGCGGCTCGTCGAAGGCACGCGTCACTAATAAGGTAATATGCTGTCCGCGTGCAGCGCTTCTCTTTGCCGACGCATTccaacagcatcatcagccGCAACCACAGCATCAGGTCGCCTAGATATTTTGTCGATCTTTTCTTGACCTTCTCTCTTATCCCTTTTCCCTTCATTTGCGTACATTTTCCTTTCTATCGGCCTGGTTTCTGTTGTCGTCAGCTTATTCTGTACTTATCATGTATGTAACCCTCTGTTGGAGCTGCTACTCTGGTGGAAATTCATTTATAATCCGCTGCATTGTTTCTGTCCATCCCGTCGTTTATgggttcttcttccttttatcGCTGTTTTTCGTTTCCCTTCCCGTAGTATGGCGATATTATAGGTTATGATTGGCTTTGAAACGGTATTGTCCCTCCGCTCGCCGGTCAGCAGCAACACAGGAACGTTTGTTTGAGCCTTtggctactactgctactactaacACCAGCAACGGCCGTGCAGTGCAATTCATATACATGATCTCAAAGTGTGCAACAATGTAGTTGTGATGAAGAATGCCACGCACGCTATGTCACTGCAATAAGTGCTGAACGATgagagctgctgctgccatgtATTGATGTGTTCTTTCCCCTATTTAATATCCCGTCGCGTTCGATGTTATTTAAAGGTGTTAGTTAAAAGAAAGGTTTAATAATTTGTTGCagatttttctctctttccccGCGGTTAACGGGCGAACATGTGTTAATATTTATATACATACTAGTGATATAGCGACATAATAAAGTTGTACTGTTCGATTGTGTTTTCTGTTCTGCTTTCTTTTCGGCTCCTTCTgttggttggtcggttggttggattaACATGTACTCTGGTGCCTTTTTTAAGAACCTTTTACTTCCTTCCTATCTAATTTGTAGGTaatttgttttgggttttgttttcctacgGTGATAATCTTTGAGAATGCTTTTTTCTATACCTTTCTGCGCGGCTTTAGTGTTCGGCTAACTCTTTAAGGTGTAAGGGTGCCATGGTGGGTTACTATGAAATGttgtgctttgtgtgtgtgtttttgatttttaaattgtaaatacaGTCCGCACTAATAAGCCGGTAATGTGCGCGAGAGCGATTGTAGTAGGCGACGACGCGTATGAAGATTTTTTCTCGCGTCACATTCATCTTCACACAggcagacacacgcacacacatacctaCTAGATACGCACTTTTCATTTACacattcattttttgtttctcttttctgCGGTCGGTGCTCACTCCATCACATCCATACCCCGAACATGTGCCTGGCAGACCCAGAAGTCCCACACGAAGCGGCTCGCCAATCAGGTGTCCTGTACGATAGACGTTGCGAAGGAAAATGCGATCCAGTGGGAtccccaccatcatcatcaccaccacacgcTCGTCGGCTCGCCGGTTGGAGCCGGTACCGGTGGCCAATCGGTCGGACCCACCGTCGTCGTCCCAGCGTCGGTGGTGCAAGGTGGTACGAGCTTGTGCAAAATTGTAAGCGACACGGAAAACTCGCCCACGCTCGGTACCGCCGGTGGCAATGGGAATGGAAATGCTGGCGGAACCGGTGGCGGAACCGGATCCAGCAGTCGGCAGGTGCTGAAAACGGCGGGCACTACCGTCGTCACGCTGAAAACGTCCTCCAGTACCGGTGGTGGTAAGATCTGTCGCAAGGTGGGCGCGTTCGGTAAGCCCAAGAAATCGAAGGTGCTGTGCGATgtcggaggaggaggaggaggagcaggaggaggggtggttggtggtgcGATGGCGGGAGTAGGTGGGACCGGCAGTGGGAAGAAAATGCAGGAGTTGATGCTCCGCAGCACCAAGGAACAAGTGCCTCGCAAGAAGATCAAAGTGTCCCCGCAGCAGCAGTGCAACGCGATGCAGGAGCTCTGCTTTAAGGGTGGTCTTGGATCGGGTTCGTTGCCCAACTTTCTCACCGTGGTGCCGGGCACACTGTCCGACCTGCCCGGCGCGCTCGTTCCCGGGAAGAAGGTCAAATCGGAAAGCAAGCTGCTGGACGTGAACGACATTATGCAGTGTGACGACAGTTTCGATGCGGCACCGTGCTGCTCGTACACCGCCGTTCCGCTGGCATCGGGCACGATCGTAACCACGGCGGCGGGAATCACGAAGCTAATCTCGACGTACACGCAGGCCAGTACCACCGATCTACACACAGGCACGGAAGAGCTGATCAGTCTCGGGTGTAGTGGGGACGTTGTTGCGTCCCCCGTCGGTCCCGTAGCGTCCATCGAGAGTACGGGCGGGAGTGTTGGTGTCGCTGGCGGTAGCATCGCAAGCGCAAGTAGCGGCAGTAGCAGCGGGGAAGGTAAGAGTGGAAAGTTTGGGAAGAGCACGCTCAAACCATCGAAGCAGGCGAAGCTGGCCAAATCGACGAAATCAGGCAACGATACCACCGGCAAGAAGCTGCTGAAGAAGAAGCGTTCCCTCAAGACCGACTCAACGAGCCTGAAGCGGAAGAAGACACGCGTTAAGCCGGCGCTAACCTAGGCGGAGGAAGTAGTGCAATCGAAGTGGGGGTGCTTTTGAGGCGTATTTatttacacaaaaaagaaaaaaacaaaaaccgaacgaatcagtatattttccttcgcttcctAGGAACGTGCGTGCCGCCGGCCCTGGTTCCAGGCGACCGTTCGATCAATATTTGACTTGCCACTGAAAGTGGGAACATTGCATTATGCtgcttttggttttgctttatgCTTAGTTACGTACGTATTCAGACTTTATTCAGATTTTCTGTAGCTCAAGTGTGATATTGCTATCCGTATTATGTGTTACTCAAAAGAGTTTCGAGAGAGGGaaagtgagagaaagagagaggttTCTTTAATCACtatttttctataattttttCGTTGCTTAATCTAAGTCTTTTCGTCTGTTAAATCAGCAGTGTGAGGTGTAGACAGATTTGACCGTTTTCTAACCACTGTTCGGGCTACTGACACGGATCACTAtgactaccaccaccactgcacTGACTACTACCTACTGAAATGATTATTTCCAGACAAGAACAATATGACCGTAACCGTGTGTTCACGTAGGCCCGCCGCTCGGGAGTGATATGATTTTGCTTTGTAAGATTTCGCGCGTGTTTATATCATCATTTAATCGTCACATCGCACACTGCATCATTTATACATTATACCCGTTGtattatttaacaaaaaagaaaacgagctGAAACGGAAAGGGAGAAAGGAAACGACGACGTACGTGCCTGAGGGGTggatgatggtggttggtCAAAGGAAAGACGCTTTTTCGCACGCATCATTCGGAATGGATAGGTGGCCGCGCCTCGCCAACAACAGCCACGaagcatttttgtttgtttgtttgttttattaatcgGTAGTATTTTGAACCTTTGTTACCATGTACCCGGCGGACATCATCTGCGTGCACCACTACGGAAAGATGTACAGTGTGTAGCGTGTGTAATGCACACCAAGAGCAAGACTTGTGTATGCAAGTACGGCAACATCGTGATAAGCGGAATAAAGATGGGACATTTGCCCCGGGGAGAGTGTAAACAGGATGAAATAAAGAGCAGAATGCTGGAATAAAATGCGTGTTTGAGCTTAATGTTGTTGCGTTGAATGTCCGTTGTTGTAGGACGTTTCGGTGTTCGACAACACTGGAAAGGAGGATAACGAAACCAAACATTCTACTGGCCTCATTCGAAAGTTTGTCGTCGATTCAAATTCCGAGATCCTTGGTAATGGGTAATACTCGGCATAAGCTAGtgccacacacaaaaaagtacTATTTTGGCAGATTGTAATTACATTCTAATTGAGTAAAACAACGAAATAAGCATCCGACAGACATCTGCGATGCGATTGCAATTCCTGTTTCAGGTACGATTCCAACCGAAAGAGTTTTCCTTGCGGAAAAACTTGCATGGCTTGTTGTACACAACAATCGCCAGTGGAAGAGCATTATTTCCT
It contains:
- the LOC118512160 gene encoding uncharacterized protein LOC118512160 isoform X2, translating into MTTMMMVDNFECAGYTFYSKFDSGNLGKVELVRCCEGLGIVGNTVSNVVGAVSSSAPVVGSASNQTVPGTGITSASAIVAATLGIGLQQQQQHHGLLSSATGSGSTATTGVSSLGMPIPSPTPHATENPLVEVEFNLWTRPDCAGTPYENQNRTWFHFAVTGGRPNQIVKFNVMNLNKQAKLFSQGMHPVTKVGPNGRWERIKDKPSYSISNDVFFISFLHKVPEVGGDQTRIYYAFTFPFTYTELLEQLGTFDRKYGRHPFELNKMAYEISQKYDKLPAAGMEETKNISNLAPHRRKGKLAKMERVDRTSPESFDETARDGVGQQGVPLPSKETGPEANKLQTAAPALGAGGGMIVDENTSESMQQITNLVNKVKIELPTSSGAGALAGAEAKPTTAQSSSSSACSTKLKLPSFHHQLSVASSSSTANPAQPEDDSKTDPRDEIYYCRELLTHSIERRRIELLTISSFHKIQPAREVRLRNLFPDEDAQRCHTFKDKKIVFISSRVHPGETPASFVLNGFLTMLLDRKSVVAQTLRRMYVFKIIPFLNPDGVYNGLYRSDTRGHNLNRVYISPCHETQPAIYAARKLIRYYHLGVDEVEPYELEKEAPAPSLNVSVEGDQAGVAAPVEGSAPTLDVASGSGNVALKKESDSVEQDTPAASDSGFSEASSTSSSLTTTSKAVSVSSLPTQSSADSSGCPPAEDTLPEVSSVPAVVQPPTLVAAATTAAAQVFTEKLIPELNPIVSEGSAINVGPASVVRPGGRSGSSLSLKKSVHTVAARVDTGKGSTGSKGPHHKGGHALNKSHQFLGAPPGTLKFKEFLVHPHHHHHHHHHHHHHHHHLSGGAAAAAPSGGGGGGGGVVQGQVVATLHGGKMALGPFKKGAGSGKQHASSSSTSSLIGVSGTAGRTVAGGGSVLGEVGTTASGGKTRPQTPQTNSAAQYSHYRSHRNEYLNPMTGPGGPGGGGGGVGSVGGPRSLNISVDFLAQLDERHDRAVYEDRSNLFMYIDLHGHASKKGVFMYGNHLPNTVEAVECMLLPRLMSLNSQHFHFDACNFSERNMYYKGKRDGLSKEGSGRVAVYKTTGLIKSYTLECNYNTGKCVNILPPRGKEIVAKTTHTLVPPKYTPAVFEEVGKALGPSILDLTNSNPLSRLPNCEFRTLQGLRNALRIEIERGSSKARVTNKTQKSHTKRLANQVSCTIDVAKENAIQWDPHHHHHHHTLVGSPVGAGTGGQSVGPTVVVPASVVQGGTSLCKIVSDTENSPTLGTAGGNGNGNAGGTGGGTGSSSRQVLKTAGTTVVTLKTSSSTGGGKICRKVGAFGKPKKSKVLCDVGGGGGGAGGGVVGGAMAGVGGTGSGKKMQELMLRSTKEQVPRKKIKVSPQQQCNAMQELCFKGGLGSGSLPNFLTVVPGTLSDLPGALVPGKKVKSESKLLDVNDIMQCDDSFDAAPCCSYTAVPLASGTIVTTAAGITKLISTYTQASTTDLHTGTEELISLGCSGDVVASPVGPVASIESTGGSVGVAGGSIASASSGSSSGEGKSGKFGKSTLKPSKQAKLAKSTKSGNDTTGKKLLKKKRSLKTDSTSLKRKKTRVKPALT
- the LOC118512160 gene encoding uncharacterized protein LOC118512160 isoform X1, with the translated sequence MTTMMMVDNFECAGYTFYSKFDSGNLGKVELVRCCEGLGIVGNTVSNVVGAVSSSAPVVGSASNQTVPGTGITSASAIVAATLGIGLQQQQQHHGLLSSATGSGSTATTGVSSLGMPIPSPTPHATENPLVEVEFNLWTRPDCAGTPYENQNRTWFHFAVTGGRPNQIVKFNVMNLNKQAKLFSQGMHPVTKVGPNGRWERIKDKPSYSISNDVFFISFLHKVPEVGGDQTRIYYAFTFPFTYTELLEQLGTFDRKYGRHPFELNKMAYEISQKYDKLPAAGMEETKNISNLAPHRRKGKLAKMERVDRTSPESFDETARDGVGQQGVPLPSKETGPEANKLQTAAPALGAGGGMIVDENTSESMQQITNLVNKVKIELPTSSGAGALAGAEAKPTTAQSSSSSACSTKLKLPSFHHQLSVASSSSTANPAQPEDDSKTDPRDEIYYCRELLTHSIERRRIELLTISSFHKIQPAREVRLRNLFPDEDAQRCHTFKDKKIVFISSRVHPGETPASFVLNGFLTMLLDRKSVVAQTLRRMYVFKIIPFLNPDGVYNGLYRSDTRGHNLNRVYISPCHETQPAIYAARKLIRYYHLGVDEVEPYELEKEAPAPSLNVSVEGDQAGVAAPVEGSAPTLDVASGSGNVALKKVKRLSSTMSLEGSTRKRRTPPLSSTPSVPTIPSERRSVIAFVTPTAESAASLSNRPKATAPLATTWSDKIFAKILRRRRAKAATASSVDGATAAGGGKLSPIAQALPKPTLLLPAVEEEAAAASPVSPATPTANNRTTTASNASSPLTDESDSVEQDTPAASDSGFSEASSTSSSLTTTSKAVSVSSLPTQSSADSSGCPPAEDTLPEVSSVPAVVQPPTLVAAATTAAAQVFTEKLIPELNPIVSEGSAINVGPASVVRPGGRSGSSLSLKKSVHTVAARVDTGKGSTGSKGPHHKGGHALNKSHQFLGAPPGTLKFKEFLVHPHHHHHHHHHHHHHHHHLSGGAAAAAPSGGGGGGGGVVQGQVVATLHGGKMALGPFKKGAGSGKQHASSSSTSSLIGVSGTAGRTVAGGGSVLGEVGTTASGGKTRPQTPQTNSAAQYSHYRSHRNEYLNPMTGPGGPGGGGGGVGSVGGPRSLNISVDFLAQLDERHDRAVYEDRSNLFMYIDLHGHASKKGVFMYGNHLPNTVEAVECMLLPRLMSLNSQHFHFDACNFSERNMYYKGKRDGLSKEGSGRVAVYKTTGLIKSYTLECNYNTGKCVNILPPRGKEIVAKTTHTLVPPKYTPAVFEEVGKALGPSILDLTNSNPLSRLPNCEFRTLQGLRNALRIEIERGSSKARVTNKTQKSHTKRLANQVSCTIDVAKENAIQWDPHHHHHHHTLVGSPVGAGTGGQSVGPTVVVPASVVQGGTSLCKIVSDTENSPTLGTAGGNGNGNAGGTGGGTGSSSRQVLKTAGTTVVTLKTSSSTGGGKICRKVGAFGKPKKSKVLCDVGGGGGGAGGGVVGGAMAGVGGTGSGKKMQELMLRSTKEQVPRKKIKVSPQQQCNAMQELCFKGGLGSGSLPNFLTVVPGTLSDLPGALVPGKKVKSESKLLDVNDIMQCDDSFDAAPCCSYTAVPLASGTIVTTAAGITKLISTYTQASTTDLHTGTEELISLGCSGDVVASPVGPVASIESTGGSVGVAGGSIASASSGSSSGEGKSGKFGKSTLKPSKQAKLAKSTKSGNDTTGKKLLKKKRSLKTDSTSLKRKKTRVKPALT